The sequence below is a genomic window from Proteus vulgaris.
GTTGATTGTTAATACCCTACATACTCTTTTCGATTAGATGTAAAACAGAGAAAGTTGGCGCTCCGCTGCTCTGTTGCAAAAGACAAACATTATCAAATTCTGTCGAAACCGTTATTTGATTGATTATCTCTTTTTTAAGTAAGTACTTCGCCACATCATTATAAATACCCTGTTTATATTAAATTGCATAAGAGAGCAGTTTAGTCACATCGCTATTTTATGATAGTTATTTTCAATCATATTCACTTTGAGCAAAAAACAAATATTTCATTATTGATTTACTTTTTATTTACATTATAAAGTTATTATCCAACTAAGAATAGAAATAGAATTCTTATTAGTTTTATCTCTATTTAAATAAGAATTATTTGTAGTAACAGTCATATATTAATTTAGATCAATATTCACTAATCATTTTTAGATACTCCCAATAATAAAGTTTATCTGTTAATTAGAAACTCATCACAAAACAAACAAAACACCAAAATAAATCCAAAAAAGACTAAGTTAGTGGACTTATATTTCTAAAAATTACCTTACAAAACAAAAAAAAACAAAAAGAGAATAAATAAAATTTTTTATATAGTGATAAGTAATCATAAATACTTAAGTTATCTTTACTTAATAACGATAAAAAACTCGATTTACGCGTATAAAAATTGAGATAAAGTTTAAAAACACTAATATTTTTATTTTGCAGCAGAAAATCCTATGAGATTAATCCTATCCCCATAAAAGTTTTAAATTGTAGAATTGACCTCAAGACAAATTGGTAAATAAAACAAATAATCCAAAAAAGAATAAATGCACTTATTTTAGCTTTATCTCTTTTTCGCATATTTGAATATATTGACTAAAAGCATAAAGAGAATTGACATTCAAAAATTCAAACAATCAGTTTTCCATTTCAAAAATATATTTTATTTAAAATGAGTCTATTTAAAATTCATTTTAAATAAGTATTTTTACTAAAGCCTAAATAACTGAATAACAGATCATTTTTAAATAATATCTGTTATTTAAAAACATTATGTAATAAGAATTAATCTACGAAGGATATTTTATGAAAAAGCTGACATTAGCCGTTCTTGCAGTTGCTATTATGGGTACAACAACTCTTGCTCAAGCTGATACTCGTAAAGCAAGTGCTGTTGCTTCATGGGATGCGAAAGCATACAAAGATACTAAAAGTATGTTAGTTGTTACACCATTAAAATCTTTAACTTTCTATTATGCAGAAGGTATTAAAGCATTTAACTCTCAAGATGGTGCGTTCGATATCACTATCCAAGGTCAAGAAAAAGCCACTGACTTTAAACTGACTTCAAAAATCATCACCGATAAATTAGTACGTGCTTCTGATAACAGCGAATTAACTGTTGGTGTTAAATGGAATGGTACTGACTTAACTAGCTCAACAGAAACCACCATGGTTGACGTTGCTGCTGGTACAACTGCAGGTCTGGATTTCTTAGCTCAAGACGGTGCTTACAACGGTAAAGAACGTGTAAGCGGTCAAAGCCAATTCACTTTTAATATCGCTTCCGCAAAAATCGCAGGTACTGATGCTCAATTCTCTGATTTAGCAGACGGTTACTGGGATGGCGACGTTAAAGTTCAGTTTACTGCAACTTGGGAAGGCGACTTCACTAAAGCACCATAAGTTACAAAGTCAGTATTTTAATAAATACGGGATGAGCGAATTTTCGCTCTCCCTCAAGGATCCACGATGAAAAAAATAATATTAGCGTGTTTGAGTCCTTTGGTTTTTTATAGCCAATTTGCAGCAGCCATCCATGTCGGCGCTATTACTGAAACAATGCAGTCTGATCAAACTATTCTTGCCAAAGAAATCGAAAATAACGTTGAGCAAGCTCGGTTAGTCGGATTATCTATTGAGCGTATTTCATCGCCTTTAGAAGATGGAAAAGTGATCCCTTTAGTTAATAATGAGATTTTGATCTCACCAGCAAACTTAATTTTACCCGGAAAAACCAAAGAAAATTTCAAGATTTTTTATAAAGGTCCTAGTGATAATCAAGAACGCTATTATCGCTTAGTTTGGCGTGATGATCCCGTGACTGAAACCGGATCAACACAGAGCGCAAAAGCAGCAACTGCGACCACATCAGCAATGATAAGCACCATTTTAGTCGTCGCCCCACGTCAAGAAAACTTCAGTTACCGTTTCGATAAAAGCACTCGTATTGTTTACAACACGGGGAATAGCTCATTCCGTACTGTCGCCACGGGCGATTGTATGCCTGATGCCGTGACAAAAAATGAAAATAATCGTTGTAGTGAACGCTATTACGTCATGCCAGGCCTTGGTGTTAAGTTAAAACAAGTCGATGTTCAAAGCAAAAGAGCAACTGTCGGTATTTGGCATAACGATGATTTTATTATTATAAATTAATTTAATAAGGATTCATTGTGCGTAAATCAGGGATAGCTCTAGGTATCGCTTTATGCCTTTTATCTGGAAGTGCATTTAGCCAATCGTCTAGTTTAAAGATGGGTAACTACATCATTCCTAGTGTCTTCGTAACTGCGTTAGAAGAAGGCATGACGATCCCTGTTTATCTACGTTATAACCTCTC
It includes:
- the ecpA gene encoding common pilus major fimbrillin subunit EcpA, translated to MKKLTLAVLAVAIMGTTTLAQADTRKASAVASWDAKAYKDTKSMLVVTPLKSLTFYYAEGIKAFNSQDGAFDITIQGQEKATDFKLTSKIITDKLVRASDNSELTVGVKWNGTDLTSSTETTMVDVAAGTTAGLDFLAQDGAYNGKERVSGQSQFTFNIASAKIAGTDAQFSDLADGYWDGDVKVQFTATWEGDFTKAP